From a region of the Aeoliella mucimassa genome:
- a CDS encoding phosphoesterase — protein MSTVMLEKVLVVPTKLFHELGHFQGFSPDVERYFEPLIGSDQVSYRPRGEMEEDPSFKQFIPYVLFRYTTPDGEVQIFDYQRGGGGGEARLRAKRSVGVGGHISLEDAEAVNHTGDVYREGLSRELEEEVSIDTPYTEQAAGMINDDESEVGKVHLGVVHLFDVESPAVTPREDDLVDAGFRPVADILAELEHYETWSQIVMRALFEK, from the coding sequence GTGTCGACAGTCATGCTCGAAAAAGTGTTGGTCGTGCCCACGAAGTTGTTCCATGAATTGGGGCATTTCCAAGGTTTTTCGCCCGACGTCGAGCGATACTTCGAGCCGCTCATCGGCAGCGACCAGGTGAGTTACCGCCCACGGGGAGAAATGGAAGAAGATCCCAGCTTCAAGCAGTTCATTCCCTACGTGCTGTTCCGCTATACCACGCCGGATGGCGAGGTGCAGATTTTCGATTACCAGCGCGGCGGCGGGGGCGGCGAAGCCCGTCTGCGGGCCAAGCGAAGCGTCGGCGTAGGTGGTCATATCTCGCTGGAAGATGCCGAAGCGGTGAACCACACCGGCGATGTCTATCGCGAGGGACTCTCGCGGGAGCTGGAAGAAGAGGTATCGATCGATACCCCCTACACCGAGCAAGCCGCTGGCATGATTAACGACGACGAGTCGGAAGTCGGCAAAGTGCACCTCGGCGTGGTACACCTGTTCGACGTCGAGTCGCCGGCCGTGACGCCCCGCGAGGACGACCTGGTGGACGCCGGATTCCGCCCTGTGGCCGACATCCTAGCCGAACTCGAGCACTACGAAACGTGGTCGCAAATCGTGATGCGGGCGTTGTTCGAGAAGTAA